A DNA window from Malus domestica chromosome 12, GDT2T_hap1 contains the following coding sequences:
- the LOC139189895 gene encoding uncharacterized protein produces MANENPILEFDADSSLGAVSLALGGRSKLGFINGSTEAPDASSTTYESWLSKDQLVMSWLLNSMERKIAEIFSYSKSSFQLWKSVQEMYGNENNAAYVFQLKRDIASMQQDGKPFVQLLGSLKGMWNELEVYRPHITDSNLLLKRAEEDKIFQLFTSLGSEYEDMHSHILMNLELPTFANVCVTI; encoded by the exons ATGGCTAACGAAAACCCCATCCTTGAGTTCGATGCTGATAGCTCACTTGGAGCCG TTTCACTTGCCCTAGGAGGAAGATCAAAGCTAGGGTTCATAAATGGAAGTACTGAAGCTCCTGATGCTTCCTCTACCACCTATGAATCTTGGCTTAGCAAGGATCAGTTGGTCATGTCCTGGCTCCTCAATTCCATGGAGAGAAAGATAGCCGAGATATTCAGCTACTCTAAGTCATCCTTTCAGCTATGGAAGTCCGTGCAAGAAATGTATGGAAATGAGAATAATGCAGCCTATGTGTTTCAACTTAAAAGAGATATAGCGAGCATGCAACAAGATGGAAAACCTTTTGTTCAACTACTTGGAAGTCTAAAAGGTATGTGGAATGAGTTGGAGGTATACCGTCCACATATAACGGACTCAAACCTGCTTCTTAAAAGGGCTGAAGAAGACAAAATCTTCCAGCTTTTCACTAGTTTGGGGTCAGAATACGAAGATATGCATAGCCATATTCTCATGAATCTAGAGCTCCCCACCTTTGCAAATGTTTGTGTAACAatttaa
- the LOC114820026 gene encoding uncharacterized mitochondrial protein AtMg00810-like, with translation MATSSKRLFLSQRKYILDLLTESNMKDAKPVQTPLDSKLKLNLEGKPLPNIGYYQRLVGKFIYLTITRPDITFAVSLASQFMHAPTIEHFNLVKRVLRYLKGSIGRGILMKRNDNTQVVGYCDVDWAGNQIDQKSTSGYCTFVGGNLVTWKSKKQSVIARSSAKAEYRSMTSHHVN, from the coding sequence ATGGCCACATCAAGTAAAAGGCTATTTCTTAGCCAAAGGAAATATATCCTCGATCTTCTCACGGAATCAAACATGAAGGATGCCAAGCCAGTTCAAACTCCCCTTGATAGCAAGCTCAAGCTCAACTTGGAAGGCAAACCTCTACCTAATATCGGTTACTACCAACGACTTGTTGGTAAGTTCATTTATTTAACTATCACAAGACCAGATATTACATTTGCAGTGAGCTTAGCTagtcaattcatgcatgcacCTACAATAGAACATTTCAACCTCGTTAAGAGAGTACTTCGATATCTCAAAGGAtcaattggaagaggaattcTCATGAAGAGGAATGATAACACTCAAGTTGTTGGTTACTGTGATGTTGATTGGGCAGGAAACCAAATAGATCAAAAGTCCACCTCAGGTTATTGCACATTTGTGGGAGGAAATCTGGTAACATGGAAGAGTAAGAAGCAAAGTGTCATTGCAAGATCAAGTGCAAAAGCTGAGTATAGATCGATGACATCACATCATGTGAATTAA